In the genome of Xenopus laevis strain J_2021 chromosome 1S, Xenopus_laevis_v10.1, whole genome shotgun sequence, one region contains:
- the pcdh7.S gene encoding protocadherin-7 isoform X3 has product MMRTEGTQSRWSSWLLLLLHISLTVAATKQLLKYRIAEEGPADVRIGNVAKEIGIVKSSGDVTFSLESGSDYFKIDNVTGELSTTERRIDREKLPQCQMIFDENECFIDFEVSVIGPAQSWVELFEGRVIILDINDNTPTFPSPVLTLTVEENRPVGTLYLLPTATDRDFGRNGIERYELIQDAGESLYLSGRRGAPESGKRRMESDGRSSVFELQVADTSDGEKQPQLIVKGPLDREQRDSYELTLRVRDGGEPPRSSQSILRVLITDVNDNSPRFEKSVYEADLAENSAPGTPILQLRAADYDVGVNGQIEYVFGAATESVRRLLRLDENSGWLSVLHRIDREEVNQLRFTVMARDRGQPPKTDKATVVLNIKDENDNVPLIDIRKIGRIPVKDGMANVAEDVLVDTPVALVQVSDRDQGENGVVTCTVVGDVPFQLKPASDGEGEQNKKKYFLHTSAPLDYENVKEYNVIIVAVDSGSPSLSSNNSLTVKVGDINDNPPVFSQAAVEVAFPENNVLGERVATVLATDADSGKNAEIAYSLEPPMDGIFSIHPDTGDITVNIILDREQTDSYEFRVVAKDKGIPVLQGATSVAVRVADRNDNEPKFMQDVFTFYVKENLQPNSPVGMVTVMDSDKGRNAEMSLFIEEDSDIFSIENETGTIYSTVSFDREHQTSYTFRVKAVDGGDPPRSATATVSLFVMDENDNAPSISFPINTSYAVLSPASNVRTVVASVVATDSDNGVNADLNYSIVGGNPFKLFEIDSTSGVVSLVGKLTSKHYGLHRLVVQVNDSGQPPQSTVALVHVFVNETISNATVVDSQIARSLHVPLTQDIAGDPSYDMSKQRLSIVIGVVAGIMTVILIILVVVMARYCRAKSKNGYEAGKKDHEDFFTPQQHDKSKKPKKDKKNKKSKQPLYSSIVTVEASKPNGQRYDSVNEKLSDSPSMGMYRTVNGGPGSPDLARHYKSSSPLPTVQLHPQSPTAGKKHQAVQDLPPANTFVGAGDNISIGSDHCSEYSQTNNKYSKQSHFLF; this is encoded by the coding sequence ATGATGAGGACTGAGGGGACACAGAGTCGCTGGAGCtcgtggctgctgctgctgcttcacaTTTCACTGACTGTGGCCGCCACCAAACAGCTGCTCAAGTACCGGATCGCCGAGGAAGGACCGGCCGATGTGCGGATCGGTAACGTGGCCAAAGAGATCGGGATAGTGAAAAGCTCCGGGGACGTGACCTTCAGCCTGGAGTCCGGTTCCGATTACTTTAAGATCGACAACGTGACCGGGGAactgagcaccacggagcgccgGATAGACCGGGAGAAGCTGCCGCAGTGTCAGATGATCTTCGACGAGAACGAGTGTTTCATAGACTTCGAGGTGTCGGTGATCGGGCCGGCGCAGAGCTGGGTGGAGCTGTTCGAGGGCAGAGTGATCATCCTGGACATTAACGATAACACCCCGACCTTCCCGTCCCCCGTGCTCACTCTGACCGTGGAGGAGAACCGGCCCGTGGGGACTCTGTATCTTCTGCCCACCGCCACCGACCGCGACTTCGGTCGCAACGGGATTGAACGCTACGAGCTGATCCAGGACGCCGGGGAGAGTCTGTATTTGTCCGGCCGAAGGGGGGCGCCAGAGAGTGGCAAGAGGAGGATGGAGTCGGACGGCAGGAGCAGCGTGTTTGAGCTACAAGTCGCCGACACCTCGGATGGGGAGAAGCAGCCGCAGCTTATTGTTAAGGGACCGCTGGACCGGGAGCAGAGGGATTCCTATGAGCTCACCCTGCGGGTAAGAGATGGGGGGGAACCTCCTCGATCGTCCCAGTCCATTCTCAGGGTCCTCATCACCGATGTCAACGACAACAGCCCCCGGTTCGAGAAGAGCGTGTACGAGGCCGACCTGGCGGAAAATAGCGCCCCGGGCACCCCTATCCTGCAGCTCAGAGCCGCCGACTACGACGTAGGGGTGAATGGTCAGATCGAGTACGTGTTCGGGGCAGCGACCGAGTCGGTGAGGAGACTTCTCAGGCTGGACGAGAACTCCGGTTGGCTCAGCGTCCTGCACCGGATAGACCGGGAGGAAGTCAATCAGCTGAGATTCACCGTCATGGCCAGAGACAGGGGGCAGCCCCCCAAAACCGACAAGGCCACGGTGGTGCTGAATATAAAGGATGAGAATGATAACGTGCCCCTCATAGACATCAGGAAGATCGGCAGGATCCCAGTGAAGGACGGAATGGCCAATGTGGCCGAGGATGTGCTGGTAGATACCCCTGTAGCTCTGGTGCAGGTGTCCGACAGGGACCAGGGGGAGAACGGAGTGGTCACGTGCACTGTAGTCGGCGACGTCCCGTTCCAGCTGAAACCGGCGAGTGACGGGGAGGGGGAGCAGAACAAGAAGAAGTATTTCCTGCACACCTCGGCCCCCCTGGACTATGAGAACGTTAAGGAATACAATGTCATCATCGTGGCCGTGGATTCGGGGAGCCCCAGCCTGTCCAGCAACAACTCCCTGACCGTCAAAGTGGGCGACATAAACGACAACCCCCCGGTGTTCAGCCAAGCGGCGGTGGAAGTGGCTTTCCCTGAGAACAACGTACTGGGAGAGCGAGTGGCCACGGTCCTGGCGACGGATGCCGACAGCGGCAAAAACGCCGAGATCGCTTATTCCCTGGAGCCTCCTATGGACGGGATCTTCTCCATTCACCCCGACACCGGCGATATCACCGTCAATATCATCCTGGACCGGGAGCAGACGGACAGCTACGAGTTCAGAGTGGTCGCCAAAGACAAGGGCATCCCCGTTCTGCAGGGGGCGACCTCGGTGGCGGTGCGAGTGGCCGACAGAAACGACAACGAGCCCAAGTTCATGCAGGACGTGTTCACTTTCTACGTGAAGGAAAACTTGCAGCCCAACAGCCCCGTGGGAATGGTGACCGTGATGGACTCGGACAAAGGTCGCAATGCTGAGATGAGTTTATTTATCGAGGAGGACAGCGATATCTTCTCCATAGAGAACGAAACGGGGACCATCTACTCCACCGTCTCCTTTGACAGGGAACACCAGACCAGCTACACGTTTAGGGTGAAAGCAGTAGATGGTGGAGACCCTCCCAGATCAGCCACAGCCACCGTGTCCCTGTTTGTCATGGATGAGAACGACAATGCCCCTTCCATTAGTTTCCCAATTAACACTTCCTATGCTGTGCTGTCCCCTGCCAGCAACGTGAGAACTGTGGTGGCTTCTGTAGTGGCAACCGACAGTGACAATGGGGTCAATGCTGATCTCAACTACAGCATCGTAGGGGggaatccctttaagctcttcGAAATTGACTCCACCAGCGGAGTGGTGTCTTTGGTTGGCAAGCTCACCTCTAAGCATTATGGGCTGCACCGGCTAGTAGTGCAAGTGAATGATAGCGGGCAACCCCCCCAGTCTACAGTAGCCCTGGTGCACGTGTTTGTCAATGAAACCATCTCCAACGCCACCGTGGTCGATTCCCAAATTGCCAGAAGTTTGCACGTCCCACTAACCCAGGATATCGCTGGAGACCCCAGTTATGACATGAGCAAGCAGAGACTGAGCATAGTCATAGGAGTGGTGGCTGGCATCATGACTGTCATTCTGATCATACTAGTGGTGGTCATGGCACGATATTGCAGAGCCAAAAGCAAGAATGGCTACGAAGCCGGCAAAAAGGACCACGAGGACTTCTTCACCCCCCAGCAGCACGATAAGTCTAAAAAGCCCAAAAaggacaagaaaaacaaaaaatccaaGCAGCCCCTGTACAGCAGCATAGTGACAGTTGAGGCTTCCAAGCCAAATGGACAGAGATATGACAGTGTCAATGAGAAACTGTCGGACAGCCCCAGCATGGGAATGTACAGAACTGTCAATGGAGGTCCAGGTAGTCCTGATCTCGCCAGGCATTACAAATCCAGCTCCCCGTTGCCCACAGTACAGCTCCACCCCCAGTCACCTACTGCTGGCAAAAAACACCAGGCTGTGCAAGACTTACCCCCGGCCAATACTTTTGTAGGAGCTGGAGACAACATCTCGATTGGATCAGATCACTGTTCTGAGTATAGTCAAACCAATAACAAGTACAGCAAACAG
- the pcdh7.S gene encoding protocadherin-7 isoform X2, with translation MMRTEGTQSRWSSWLLLLLHISLTVAATKQLLKYRIAEEGPADVRIGNVAKEIGIVKSSGDVTFSLESGSDYFKIDNVTGELSTTERRIDREKLPQCQMIFDENECFIDFEVSVIGPAQSWVELFEGRVIILDINDNTPTFPSPVLTLTVEENRPVGTLYLLPTATDRDFGRNGIERYELIQDAGESLYLSGRRGAPESGKRRMESDGRSSVFELQVADTSDGEKQPQLIVKGPLDREQRDSYELTLRVRDGGEPPRSSQSILRVLITDVNDNSPRFEKSVYEADLAENSAPGTPILQLRAADYDVGVNGQIEYVFGAATESVRRLLRLDENSGWLSVLHRIDREEVNQLRFTVMARDRGQPPKTDKATVVLNIKDENDNVPLIDIRKIGRIPVKDGMANVAEDVLVDTPVALVQVSDRDQGENGVVTCTVVGDVPFQLKPASDGEGEQNKKKYFLHTSAPLDYENVKEYNVIIVAVDSGSPSLSSNNSLTVKVGDINDNPPVFSQAAVEVAFPENNVLGERVATVLATDADSGKNAEIAYSLEPPMDGIFSIHPDTGDITVNIILDREQTDSYEFRVVAKDKGIPVLQGATSVAVRVADRNDNEPKFMQDVFTFYVKENLQPNSPVGMVTVMDSDKGRNAEMSLFIEEDSDIFSIENETGTIYSTVSFDREHQTSYTFRVKAVDGGDPPRSATATVSLFVMDENDNAPSISFPINTSYAVLSPASNVRTVVASVVATDSDNGVNADLNYSIVGGNPFKLFEIDSTSGVVSLVGKLTSKHYGLHRLVVQVNDSGQPPQSTVALVHVFVNETISNATVVDSQIARSLHVPLTQDIAGDPSYDMSKQRLSIVIGVVAGIMTVILIILVVVMARYCRAKSKNGYEAGKKDHEDFFTPQQHDKSKKPKKDKKNKKSKQPLYSSIVTVEASKPNGQRYDSVNEKLSDSPSMGMYRTVNGGPGSPDLARHYKSSSPLPTVQLHPQSPTAGKKHQAVQDLPPANTFVGAGDNISIGSDHCSEYSQTNNKYSKQVTAHPSCDPQLRS, from the coding sequence ATGATGAGGACTGAGGGGACACAGAGTCGCTGGAGCtcgtggctgctgctgctgcttcacaTTTCACTGACTGTGGCCGCCACCAAACAGCTGCTCAAGTACCGGATCGCCGAGGAAGGACCGGCCGATGTGCGGATCGGTAACGTGGCCAAAGAGATCGGGATAGTGAAAAGCTCCGGGGACGTGACCTTCAGCCTGGAGTCCGGTTCCGATTACTTTAAGATCGACAACGTGACCGGGGAactgagcaccacggagcgccgGATAGACCGGGAGAAGCTGCCGCAGTGTCAGATGATCTTCGACGAGAACGAGTGTTTCATAGACTTCGAGGTGTCGGTGATCGGGCCGGCGCAGAGCTGGGTGGAGCTGTTCGAGGGCAGAGTGATCATCCTGGACATTAACGATAACACCCCGACCTTCCCGTCCCCCGTGCTCACTCTGACCGTGGAGGAGAACCGGCCCGTGGGGACTCTGTATCTTCTGCCCACCGCCACCGACCGCGACTTCGGTCGCAACGGGATTGAACGCTACGAGCTGATCCAGGACGCCGGGGAGAGTCTGTATTTGTCCGGCCGAAGGGGGGCGCCAGAGAGTGGCAAGAGGAGGATGGAGTCGGACGGCAGGAGCAGCGTGTTTGAGCTACAAGTCGCCGACACCTCGGATGGGGAGAAGCAGCCGCAGCTTATTGTTAAGGGACCGCTGGACCGGGAGCAGAGGGATTCCTATGAGCTCACCCTGCGGGTAAGAGATGGGGGGGAACCTCCTCGATCGTCCCAGTCCATTCTCAGGGTCCTCATCACCGATGTCAACGACAACAGCCCCCGGTTCGAGAAGAGCGTGTACGAGGCCGACCTGGCGGAAAATAGCGCCCCGGGCACCCCTATCCTGCAGCTCAGAGCCGCCGACTACGACGTAGGGGTGAATGGTCAGATCGAGTACGTGTTCGGGGCAGCGACCGAGTCGGTGAGGAGACTTCTCAGGCTGGACGAGAACTCCGGTTGGCTCAGCGTCCTGCACCGGATAGACCGGGAGGAAGTCAATCAGCTGAGATTCACCGTCATGGCCAGAGACAGGGGGCAGCCCCCCAAAACCGACAAGGCCACGGTGGTGCTGAATATAAAGGATGAGAATGATAACGTGCCCCTCATAGACATCAGGAAGATCGGCAGGATCCCAGTGAAGGACGGAATGGCCAATGTGGCCGAGGATGTGCTGGTAGATACCCCTGTAGCTCTGGTGCAGGTGTCCGACAGGGACCAGGGGGAGAACGGAGTGGTCACGTGCACTGTAGTCGGCGACGTCCCGTTCCAGCTGAAACCGGCGAGTGACGGGGAGGGGGAGCAGAACAAGAAGAAGTATTTCCTGCACACCTCGGCCCCCCTGGACTATGAGAACGTTAAGGAATACAATGTCATCATCGTGGCCGTGGATTCGGGGAGCCCCAGCCTGTCCAGCAACAACTCCCTGACCGTCAAAGTGGGCGACATAAACGACAACCCCCCGGTGTTCAGCCAAGCGGCGGTGGAAGTGGCTTTCCCTGAGAACAACGTACTGGGAGAGCGAGTGGCCACGGTCCTGGCGACGGATGCCGACAGCGGCAAAAACGCCGAGATCGCTTATTCCCTGGAGCCTCCTATGGACGGGATCTTCTCCATTCACCCCGACACCGGCGATATCACCGTCAATATCATCCTGGACCGGGAGCAGACGGACAGCTACGAGTTCAGAGTGGTCGCCAAAGACAAGGGCATCCCCGTTCTGCAGGGGGCGACCTCGGTGGCGGTGCGAGTGGCCGACAGAAACGACAACGAGCCCAAGTTCATGCAGGACGTGTTCACTTTCTACGTGAAGGAAAACTTGCAGCCCAACAGCCCCGTGGGAATGGTGACCGTGATGGACTCGGACAAAGGTCGCAATGCTGAGATGAGTTTATTTATCGAGGAGGACAGCGATATCTTCTCCATAGAGAACGAAACGGGGACCATCTACTCCACCGTCTCCTTTGACAGGGAACACCAGACCAGCTACACGTTTAGGGTGAAAGCAGTAGATGGTGGAGACCCTCCCAGATCAGCCACAGCCACCGTGTCCCTGTTTGTCATGGATGAGAACGACAATGCCCCTTCCATTAGTTTCCCAATTAACACTTCCTATGCTGTGCTGTCCCCTGCCAGCAACGTGAGAACTGTGGTGGCTTCTGTAGTGGCAACCGACAGTGACAATGGGGTCAATGCTGATCTCAACTACAGCATCGTAGGGGggaatccctttaagctcttcGAAATTGACTCCACCAGCGGAGTGGTGTCTTTGGTTGGCAAGCTCACCTCTAAGCATTATGGGCTGCACCGGCTAGTAGTGCAAGTGAATGATAGCGGGCAACCCCCCCAGTCTACAGTAGCCCTGGTGCACGTGTTTGTCAATGAAACCATCTCCAACGCCACCGTGGTCGATTCCCAAATTGCCAGAAGTTTGCACGTCCCACTAACCCAGGATATCGCTGGAGACCCCAGTTATGACATGAGCAAGCAGAGACTGAGCATAGTCATAGGAGTGGTGGCTGGCATCATGACTGTCATTCTGATCATACTAGTGGTGGTCATGGCACGATATTGCAGAGCCAAAAGCAAGAATGGCTACGAAGCCGGCAAAAAGGACCACGAGGACTTCTTCACCCCCCAGCAGCACGATAAGTCTAAAAAGCCCAAAAaggacaagaaaaacaaaaaatccaaGCAGCCCCTGTACAGCAGCATAGTGACAGTTGAGGCTTCCAAGCCAAATGGACAGAGATATGACAGTGTCAATGAGAAACTGTCGGACAGCCCCAGCATGGGAATGTACAGAACTGTCAATGGAGGTCCAGGTAGTCCTGATCTCGCCAGGCATTACAAATCCAGCTCCCCGTTGCCCACAGTACAGCTCCACCCCCAGTCACCTACTGCTGGCAAAAAACACCAGGCTGTGCAAGACTTACCCCCGGCCAATACTTTTGTAGGAGCTGGAGACAACATCTCGATTGGATCAGATCACTGTTCTGAGTATAGTCAAACCAATAACAAGTACAGCAAACAG